Proteins encoded in a region of the Stieleria neptunia genome:
- a CDS encoding DUF6797 domain-containing protein: MSTLSSPPVPAGSILVRFTWVLCAVVCLSGVTGAQETLEADLKRRDADELARHAHLFGDSSRGAIRFYQTGLSCVQCHVADEGDNRLGPDLSQMNDRVTYSHVIESLLDPSKVVRPGFRAERLLLDDGRVLSGMIAAETDAALTVVVPGEEKPLTVSLDSIEARAPSGSIMPNGLINQLDDENDFYDLVCYLVELGQAGPDQAARMKPDASLIQPPPLPDYENDLDHRGLIVSWNEKSFQRGKAIYQGLCINCHGTREQAGSLPNALRFATGTFKSGGDPLTMYKTLTHGYKMMLPQRQLVPREKYDVIHYIREAYLKPFNASQYTEVDKAYLDSLPPGRLRGPAPVRHRPWSEMDYGPFLTRTYEITSEHSKPRPEVTNEDRERGQRENRPAERTWPPETNFAYKGIAIQLDQHAGGVAQGSHFLAFEHDTMRVAGAWLGTGFIDWQGILLDGKHWRSPRTVGELHFQNLPGPGWADPLTGSLEDTRRRERDGQAYGPFPKSWMDYKGLYKHGNRVVLSYIVGDAAVLESHRVTEERGPGPFDVPVTWVRVLNIAKSSRDMAIRIAPQDTVAVAVHGPKALKTEDVDGLTILKIPAESTPVDLELHLAHRGMKPLFKFSGEPEDLRPLTRGGPPQWPQTLTTEPRTGADSGPFAVDELTRPTTNPWKSRLRMSGLDFFPDGNSMVACCCDGDVWIIDGIGQPGGSLRWRRIASGLFHPLGIKIVDGRIFVGCRDQIVVLNDLNGDGETDFYECFNQDHQVTEHFHEFAMGLQADDDGNLYYAKSARHAQDSLIPQHGTLLKVSADGNQTTILANGFRAANGVCLNPDGSFFVTDQEGHWTPMNRINRVTEGGFYGNMYSYGAPDDTRDAAMQQPLCWPNKPFDRSPSELLWVDSQKWGELDGRLLSLSYGYGKVFVVPHEQVDGQWQGGMCRLPLPEFETGVMRGRFHSDGHLYACGMSAWGSNQTASPGGLYRIRATGKSMHLPVEMHAHKSGLTLNFSDPVDRVAAADPYNYLVETWDLRRTANYGSGRFNERTLDVTSVDVSDDGKTVHLQIPSIEPTWTIQIAYKLRDESGRSFGRVIQGTIHTLAE; this comes from the coding sequence TTGAGCACCCTGTCGTCTCCCCCCGTCCCGGCCGGTTCCATCCTCGTTAGGTTCACGTGGGTTCTGTGCGCCGTTGTCTGCCTGTCGGGCGTCACGGGGGCGCAAGAGACACTCGAAGCGGATTTGAAGCGGCGTGACGCGGATGAACTGGCGCGTCATGCCCACCTCTTTGGCGATTCCTCACGCGGGGCGATTCGGTTTTACCAAACCGGATTGAGCTGCGTTCAGTGCCACGTGGCCGACGAAGGCGATAATCGTCTCGGTCCGGATCTTTCGCAAATGAACGATCGAGTCACGTATTCGCATGTGATCGAGTCGTTGCTGGATCCGTCCAAAGTCGTCCGGCCCGGTTTCCGCGCCGAGCGTCTGTTGCTCGATGACGGTCGCGTGCTCAGCGGGATGATCGCGGCGGAAACCGATGCGGCACTGACCGTCGTGGTCCCGGGCGAAGAAAAACCGCTGACGGTTTCTTTGGACAGCATCGAAGCGCGGGCCCCGTCGGGATCCATCATGCCGAACGGGTTGATCAACCAGCTCGACGACGAAAACGATTTCTATGACCTGGTCTGCTACCTGGTGGAACTGGGACAAGCCGGCCCTGACCAGGCGGCGCGGATGAAACCCGATGCGTCACTGATCCAGCCGCCTCCGCTGCCGGACTATGAAAACGACCTGGATCACCGCGGCTTGATTGTCAGTTGGAATGAGAAATCGTTTCAACGCGGGAAAGCGATCTATCAAGGACTGTGCATCAATTGTCATGGCACGCGAGAGCAAGCCGGTTCGCTTCCCAATGCCTTGCGTTTTGCCACCGGGACCTTCAAAAGCGGCGGTGATCCGCTGACGATGTACAAGACCCTGACCCACGGCTACAAGATGATGTTGCCGCAACGTCAGCTGGTGCCGCGCGAAAAGTACGATGTGATTCACTACATCCGTGAAGCGTACTTAAAACCCTTTAACGCGTCGCAATACACCGAGGTCGACAAAGCGTATCTGGATTCGCTGCCCCCGGGCCGACTGCGTGGACCCGCGCCGGTCCGCCATCGACCGTGGAGCGAGATGGACTATGGACCTTTCCTGACGCGGACCTATGAGATCACGAGCGAGCATTCCAAGCCGCGACCGGAAGTCACCAATGAAGACCGTGAGCGGGGGCAGCGAGAGAATCGTCCTGCCGAGAGAACGTGGCCGCCGGAGACCAATTTTGCCTACAAGGGCATCGCGATTCAGCTTGATCAACACGCAGGCGGTGTTGCGCAAGGCTCGCATTTCTTGGCCTTTGAACATGACACGATGCGGGTCGCCGGTGCCTGGCTGGGAACCGGATTCATCGATTGGCAAGGCATTCTGTTGGACGGAAAACATTGGCGATCACCACGGACGGTGGGCGAGTTGCATTTTCAGAATTTGCCGGGGCCTGGCTGGGCCGATCCGTTGACCGGTTCGCTGGAAGACACACGCCGGCGGGAACGCGATGGGCAAGCGTACGGTCCGTTTCCCAAGTCGTGGATGGATTACAAGGGTTTGTACAAGCACGGCAATCGTGTCGTCCTGTCCTACATCGTCGGCGACGCGGCGGTGCTGGAGTCTCACCGGGTGACCGAAGAGCGGGGGCCTGGACCGTTCGATGTTCCCGTCACCTGGGTACGCGTCTTGAACATCGCCAAATCATCCCGAGACATGGCGATCCGCATCGCTCCCCAAGACACCGTCGCCGTCGCCGTCCATGGTCCCAAGGCGTTGAAAACGGAAGACGTCGACGGGCTGACAATCCTAAAAATCCCCGCGGAAAGCACGCCGGTCGATCTCGAGTTGCACTTAGCCCATCGCGGAATGAAGCCGTTGTTCAAGTTTTCTGGCGAGCCGGAAGATTTGCGACCGCTGACCCGTGGTGGTCCACCCCAGTGGCCGCAGACGTTGACCACGGAGCCCAGGACCGGCGCGGACTCCGGGCCCTTCGCCGTCGACGAACTGACACGCCCGACGACCAATCCGTGGAAGAGCCGACTGCGGATGTCGGGACTCGATTTCTTTCCCGATGGCAATTCGATGGTCGCATGTTGTTGCGACGGTGACGTCTGGATCATCGACGGGATCGGCCAGCCCGGCGGATCGCTGCGGTGGCGGCGGATCGCATCCGGACTGTTCCATCCGCTGGGCATCAAAATCGTCGACGGCAGAATTTTTGTCGGCTGCCGCGATCAAATCGTTGTCCTGAATGATCTCAACGGCGACGGGGAAACCGATTTCTATGAATGTTTCAACCAGGACCATCAAGTCACCGAGCACTTTCATGAGTTTGCGATGGGATTGCAAGCCGACGACGATGGCAACTTGTACTACGCCAAGAGCGCCCGGCACGCGCAAGACTCGCTGATCCCACAACACGGAACGCTGTTGAAAGTCAGCGCCGACGGGAACCAAACGACGATTCTGGCCAACGGGTTTCGGGCCGCCAACGGGGTCTGTCTCAACCCCGACGGATCGTTCTTTGTCACCGACCAAGAAGGCCACTGGACGCCGATGAACCGAATCAATCGTGTCACCGAAGGCGGTTTCTATGGCAACATGTACAGCTACGGCGCCCCCGATGACACCCGCGATGCGGCGATGCAGCAACCGCTCTGTTGGCCCAACAAACCCTTCGATCGCTCACCCTCGGAACTGCTGTGGGTCGACAGTCAGAAATGGGGTGAACTCGATGGACGATTGTTGAGCCTGTCCTATGGCTACGGCAAAGTCTTCGTCGTGCCGCATGAACAGGTCGACGGTCAGTGGCAAGGCGGAATGTGTCGGTTGCCGCTGCCGGAATTTGAGACCGGCGTCATGCGCGGCCGCTTCCACAGCGACGGACACCTCTACGCCTGCGGCATGAGCGCGTGGGGCAGCAACCAAACGGCCAGCCCCGGCGGGTTGTACCGGATTCGGGCGACCGGTAAATCGATGCACCTGCCCGTCGAAATGCACGCCCACAAAAGCGGCCTCACGCTGAACTTTTCCGATCCCGTCGACAGGGTTGCCGCTGCGGATCCGTACAACTATCTCGTTGAAACATGGGACTTGCGGCGGACCGCCAACTACGGATCCGGCCGGTTCAACGAGCGAACGTTAGACGTCACCTCGGTCGATGTCAGCGACGACGGCAAGACGGTGCACTTGCAGATTCCCTCGATCGAGCCGACGTGGACGATTCAAATTGCGTACAAGCTGCGAGACGAATCGGGGCGATCGTTCGGACGGGTGATCCAAGGCACGATTCACACGCTGGCAGAATGA
- a CDS encoding PQQ-binding-like beta-propeller repeat protein, which translates to MNPTPLKIFALCLVALVGCRKQTAVDEVSLRESGVVITDRDLTSLGGQWHQWRGPGGDGVADDQPLPTTWDETTNVAWKVDVPGRGHSSPIVIDDLVVVGSAIDSQSEQIVVAYDRETGDKRWQATIHKGGFPGRGEVHQKATNANGTLASDGNLLVTAHLNRQRIFVTALDLEGNQVWQRDIGAFASKFGYAPSPVLYKSLVIVAADNFGGGYLVAMDVQTGEIAWRKKRGNASSYSSPHVATVGGVDQVLISGGNRLASYDPATGETLWETECIAEATCGTVVTTQDRIFASGGFPDNETVCLSDKGERIWSDRTRVYEPSLITDPQHLFSVDDDGIARCWSVDDGTVRWKKRLGGNFSSSPVLCNGNVYVADLSGNCYVFQASGEKYEPIATNRLGDDCYASPAIADGSLYFRVGVGEGDGRKEQLVRVAMAD; encoded by the coding sequence ATGAACCCTACGCCTCTCAAAATCTTCGCCCTTTGTCTGGTCGCGTTGGTCGGCTGCCGGAAACAGACCGCGGTGGACGAAGTTTCGCTTCGCGAAAGCGGTGTCGTGATCACCGACCGCGACCTGACAAGCCTTGGCGGCCAATGGCACCAGTGGCGTGGCCCCGGCGGGGATGGCGTGGCCGACGACCAACCACTGCCGACGACTTGGGACGAAACGACCAACGTGGCCTGGAAAGTCGATGTTCCGGGGCGCGGTCACAGCAGTCCGATTGTCATCGATGACCTGGTGGTGGTCGGTTCGGCGATCGACTCGCAATCGGAACAGATCGTGGTCGCTTATGATCGCGAAACCGGCGACAAACGCTGGCAAGCGACGATCCACAAGGGCGGGTTTCCCGGCCGCGGAGAGGTCCACCAGAAAGCCACCAACGCCAACGGGACACTTGCCAGCGACGGCAACCTGTTGGTGACCGCGCACCTGAACCGCCAGCGGATCTTTGTCACGGCTTTGGACCTGGAAGGCAATCAGGTTTGGCAGCGAGACATCGGGGCGTTCGCATCGAAGTTCGGTTACGCCCCGTCGCCCGTTCTGTACAAGTCGTTGGTCATCGTCGCGGCGGATAATTTTGGTGGCGGCTATCTGGTGGCCATGGACGTGCAGACCGGCGAGATCGCCTGGCGAAAAAAGCGCGGCAATGCAAGTTCCTATTCCAGTCCCCACGTCGCAACCGTCGGCGGCGTGGACCAGGTGCTGATCAGCGGCGGCAATCGATTGGCCAGCTATGATCCGGCAACGGGCGAGACGTTGTGGGAAACCGAGTGCATCGCCGAAGCGACTTGCGGAACCGTGGTGACGACCCAGGATCGAATCTTTGCCTCCGGCGGATTCCCCGACAACGAAACCGTTTGCCTGTCCGACAAAGGCGAGCGGATCTGGTCGGACCGCACGCGAGTCTATGAGCCATCGCTGATCACCGACCCGCAGCATCTCTTTTCAGTCGACGACGACGGGATCGCGAGGTGCTGGTCGGTCGACGACGGGACGGTCCGTTGGAAGAAACGCTTGGGCGGCAACTTCAGCAGTTCGCCCGTGCTGTGCAACGGGAACGTCTACGTCGCCGATCTGTCGGGCAACTGCTACGTGTTCCAAGCATCGGGTGAGAAGTACGAACCGATCGCAACGAATCGACTCGGCGACGATTGCTACGCCAGTCCGGCCATCGCCGACGGTTCACTCTACTTTCGTGTCGGCGTCGGCGAGGGCGACGGGCGCAAGGAACAGCTCGTGCGGGTCGCGATGGCAGACTAA
- a CDS encoding YeaH/YhbH family protein has product MQVIDRRQNPKSKSLGNRQRFLRRIKSQIRKTVKDAIENRSVTDLDSGEKVSVTANEIGEPTFGFDGAQGSRNYVIPGNHNYQRGDRIRKPGGGSGSGSGGSPDGDGEDAFVFMLSRDEFLNLFFEDLELPNLAKRKLKSVASEKWSRAGYANDGSPQRLNKYQTMRRSLARRIALKRPRLDELNRLEAELEQAEARADAEEGHNEETERLARLIEETRDRMRAVPFLDPVDLRYNRFEQTPKPATQAVMFCLMDASASMTESLKDLAKRFFILLHLFLNRHYRSVELVFIRHTYTAAEVDEETFFHGRETGGTVVSSALEEMLRIIRERYPVQDWNIYAAQASDGHNFDHDMPRTIALLQREILDLCQYYAYIEVGEEESSYVSALWSGYSQLDAHPHFARATVLDPTEIYRVFHKLFASNRQAS; this is encoded by the coding sequence ATGCAAGTGATTGATCGCCGGCAGAACCCGAAATCGAAGAGCCTTGGAAACCGGCAACGCTTTCTTCGTCGCATCAAGTCCCAGATTCGCAAGACGGTCAAGGATGCGATCGAAAACCGTAGCGTGACCGATCTCGATAGCGGCGAAAAAGTGTCGGTCACCGCAAACGAAATCGGCGAGCCGACCTTCGGATTCGACGGCGCCCAGGGCAGTCGCAACTACGTCATCCCGGGGAACCACAACTACCAACGGGGCGACCGGATTCGCAAACCCGGCGGCGGTTCGGGAAGCGGTTCCGGCGGAAGCCCCGACGGCGACGGCGAAGATGCATTCGTCTTCATGCTCAGCCGCGACGAATTTTTGAACCTGTTCTTCGAGGACCTCGAACTGCCCAATCTGGCCAAACGCAAGCTGAAATCCGTCGCCAGCGAAAAATGGAGCCGTGCCGGATACGCCAACGACGGCTCCCCACAGCGGCTGAACAAATACCAGACGATGCGCCGCAGCCTGGCGCGACGGATCGCACTCAAACGCCCCAGGCTTGACGAACTGAACCGGCTGGAAGCCGAATTGGAACAAGCCGAGGCGCGAGCCGACGCCGAAGAAGGTCACAACGAAGAAACCGAGCGGCTTGCCCGGCTGATCGAAGAAACCCGCGATCGGATGCGGGCGGTCCCGTTCTTGGACCCCGTCGACCTCCGCTACAACCGCTTCGAACAGACGCCCAAACCCGCCACGCAAGCGGTCATGTTTTGCCTGATGGACGCCTCGGCGTCGATGACCGAATCACTCAAGGACCTCGCCAAGCGGTTTTTCATCCTGCTGCATCTGTTCTTGAATCGACACTACCGGTCGGTCGAGTTGGTCTTCATTCGACACACCTACACGGCGGCCGAAGTCGACGAAGAGACCTTTTTCCATGGCCGCGAAACGGGCGGAACCGTGGTCTCCTCGGCACTCGAAGAAATGCTGCGGATCATTCGAGAGCGCTACCCCGTCCAAGACTGGAACATCTACGCCGCACAGGCCTCCGACGGACACAATTTCGATCACGACATGCCGCGTACGATCGCGTTGCTGCAGCGAGAGATTTTGGACCTCTGCCAGTACTACGCCTACATCGAGGTCGGTGAAGAAGAATCGTCGTACGTCAGTGCACTGTGGAGCGGTTATTCCCAGTTGGACGCGCACCCCCACTTCGCACGCGCCACCGTCTTGGATCCCACCGAGATCTACCGCGTGTTTCACAAACTGTTCGCCAGCAACCGACAGGCGTCTTGA
- a CDS encoding SpoVR family protein has translation MDNRTLLYEGSEWDFNHLRRVHDAIEEIAIGEMGLDVYRNQIEVITSDQMLDAYASFGMPLMYSHWSFGKRYSREALLYRKGAQSLAYELVINSDPCVAYVIEENSMTMQTLVIAHACFGHNHFFKNNYLFRQWTHAERVLDDLAYAKRFIAECEERYGMQAVERTLDAAHSLMSQGVSRYAPQRSVRSKDLAIKAESRRSHEEATYNDLWRTLPKTKESPDKDDDVEQQLAAAALRLPEENLLRFLSLHAPKLKDWQREVLDIVRKTAQYFYPQQQTQLMNEGCATFVHYQLMNRLHETGQVNDAAMLEFLHMHTAVVTQPDFDDQRFKGLNPYALGFAMMKDIERICQTPEPEDEEWFPEIAGRGDFMGVLRDAWADFRDESFVLQFLSPHLIRKMRLFAVRDETDSPHLSVEAIHDESGYREIRHRLAQQYDLSKRDPEIEVTEADLKGNRRLVLTHRVRDGKTLSSSTCNRVLRHVANLWGYRVRLIEVDADTGTTLNDYDAVALP, from the coding sequence ATGGACAACCGGACGTTACTGTACGAAGGCTCGGAGTGGGATTTCAACCACCTGCGACGGGTCCACGATGCGATCGAAGAAATCGCGATCGGCGAGATGGGCTTGGATGTCTATCGCAACCAGATCGAGGTGATCACCAGCGATCAGATGCTCGATGCCTACGCGTCGTTCGGCATGCCACTGATGTATTCTCATTGGTCGTTTGGCAAACGGTATTCCCGAGAAGCATTGCTGTATCGCAAGGGGGCGCAGTCATTGGCGTATGAATTGGTGATCAATTCAGACCCTTGCGTCGCCTACGTCATCGAAGAAAACAGCATGACGATGCAGACGCTCGTGATCGCCCACGCCTGCTTCGGACACAACCATTTTTTCAAGAACAACTATCTGTTCCGCCAATGGACCCATGCCGAACGTGTGCTCGATGATCTGGCCTATGCCAAACGATTCATCGCCGAATGCGAAGAACGGTATGGAATGCAGGCCGTCGAACGAACACTCGATGCCGCCCACTCGCTGATGTCACAAGGCGTCAGTCGTTACGCCCCGCAACGCTCGGTTCGATCCAAGGATCTGGCCATCAAAGCCGAATCGCGAAGATCCCACGAGGAAGCGACCTACAACGATCTGTGGCGGACGCTTCCGAAAACGAAGGAGAGTCCCGACAAAGACGACGACGTGGAACAGCAACTCGCCGCCGCGGCGCTGCGATTGCCCGAAGAAAACTTGCTCCGGTTTCTTTCGCTCCACGCGCCCAAGTTGAAGGATTGGCAGCGCGAAGTGTTGGACATCGTGCGAAAGACGGCGCAGTACTTCTATCCCCAACAGCAGACGCAATTGATGAACGAAGGCTGTGCGACCTTTGTCCATTACCAACTCATGAATCGTTTGCACGAAACCGGCCAAGTCAATGACGCGGCGATGCTTGAGTTCCTGCACATGCACACCGCGGTCGTCACGCAACCCGATTTCGATGACCAACGATTCAAGGGCTTGAATCCTTATGCGTTGGGCTTTGCGATGATGAAAGACATCGAACGCATTTGCCAGACCCCCGAACCGGAAGACGAGGAGTGGTTCCCCGAAATCGCCGGGCGGGGAGATTTTATGGGCGTTCTCCGCGACGCCTGGGCGGACTTCCGCGACGAAAGCTTTGTGCTGCAATTTCTCAGCCCGCATCTGATTCGAAAAATGCGTCTCTTCGCCGTGCGCGATGAGACCGACTCGCCACACCTGTCGGTCGAAGCGATCCACGACGAATCGGGGTATCGTGAAATCCGACACCGTTTGGCCCAGCAATACGATCTCTCCAAACGCGATCCGGAGATCGAAGTGACCGAGGCGGACTTGAAGGGCAATCGACGTCTGGTGCTGACCCACCGCGTTCGCGACGGCAAAACCCTCAGTTCCAGCACCTGCAATCGAGTCCTGCGTCACGTCGCCAATTTATGGGGCTATCGCGTGCGATTGATCGAGGTCGATGCCGATACCGGCACGACGCTCAACGATTACGACGCCGTCGCCCTGCCGTAG
- a CDS encoding right-handed parallel beta-helix repeat-containing protein, with protein MPPSNTLFGSFILTLTLAGFTAHAATPAGLVGDGIADDTAAIQAAVDAKTGSIEFGRGVYRLTKTITVDLDRVGWTSLSGDGVAQFKMEAAGPAFRFIGTHGGTASPPTVKPNVWDRQRTPMVDGIEILGGHPNACGIEADGTMQLTLTRVVVRKAKHAVRLTGRNRNVTLSECHLYENSGIGVFLDRLNLHQINIANCHISYNAGGGVVSTGSEIRNLQIGTCDIEGNMGDASSPPTANVLLDSTDTSVGEVAIVGCTIQHTHDAPDSANIRINGWSNERPFTDERRTGNITIADNVLSDVQTNLDITAVRGITISGNTMWKGYAANVIATNCRQVVMTGNVYDRNPRYHYGDGAKAKLGVILEDCQDVTLNGEHYGGEVLQHPAALQLRRCDGVNVQGCSFARLSRAGVLVDDVAFGQIAGCLFTGITDQAVQVEHQGASDVDAKTNRFRRVP; from the coding sequence ATGCCCCCATCCAACACCCTATTCGGCTCGTTCATTCTGACCCTCACATTGGCTGGTTTTACGGCCCATGCGGCGACCCCGGCAGGTCTGGTGGGCGATGGCATCGCCGATGACACCGCGGCGATCCAGGCCGCCGTGGATGCCAAAACCGGTTCGATCGAATTCGGGCGTGGGGTCTATCGACTCACCAAAACGATCACGGTTGACTTGGACCGCGTCGGCTGGACCAGCTTGTCGGGAGACGGCGTCGCACAATTTAAAATGGAAGCGGCCGGTCCCGCCTTTCGCTTCATCGGAACACACGGCGGAACGGCCAGTCCGCCGACGGTCAAACCGAACGTGTGGGATCGACAACGGACACCGATGGTCGACGGCATCGAAATCCTCGGTGGCCATCCAAACGCTTGTGGCATTGAAGCCGACGGCACCATGCAACTGACACTCACCCGCGTCGTCGTCCGCAAGGCCAAGCATGCCGTTCGCCTGACCGGACGCAACCGCAACGTCACGTTGTCCGAGTGCCACTTGTACGAAAACAGCGGAATCGGAGTCTTCCTGGATCGTCTGAATTTGCACCAAATCAACATCGCCAACTGCCACATCAGCTACAACGCCGGCGGCGGAGTCGTTTCGACGGGAAGCGAGATCCGCAATTTGCAAATTGGAACCTGTGACATCGAGGGCAACATGGGCGATGCGTCATCCCCGCCCACCGCCAATGTCCTGTTGGATTCCACCGACACCTCCGTCGGCGAAGTCGCGATCGTCGGTTGCACGATCCAACACACGCACGACGCCCCCGATTCGGCAAACATCCGCATCAACGGTTGGTCCAACGAGCGCCCCTTCACCGACGAACGCCGCACCGGAAACATCACCATCGCCGACAACGTGCTCTCGGATGTCCAGACGAATTTGGACATCACCGCTGTGCGAGGCATCACGATCAGCGGCAACACGATGTGGAAAGGCTACGCGGCAAACGTGATCGCAACGAATTGCCGACAGGTCGTCATGACCGGCAACGTGTACGATCGCAACCCACGCTATCACTACGGCGATGGGGCCAAGGCCAAGCTCGGCGTGATCCTGGAAGACTGCCAGGACGTTACCCTCAACGGCGAGCACTACGGCGGCGAAGTCCTCCAGCACCCCGCCGCACTGCAGCTGCGCCGCTGTGACGGAGTGAACGTCCAAGGTTGCAGCTTTGCTCGCCTCTCTCGCGCCGGAGTCCTCGTCGATGACGTCGCATTCGGTCAGATCGCGGGTTGTTTGTTCACCGGCATCACGGACCAGGCCGTCCAAGTCGAACACCAAGGGGCCAGCGACGTGGATGCCAAAACCAACCGCTTCCGCAGAGTTCCGTAG
- a CDS encoding PrkA family serine protein kinase — translation MTNKPNLLQLYSETYEREKQVRYTLKEYLEAARDDPSLYSSVAERMVQAIGQPKQIDTSSDSRLGRIFMNRTIKVYPAFDQFYGLEETIERIVGYFRHAAQGLEERKQILYLLGPVGGGKSSLSDALKRLIQRQPVYVLCAGDEMSPIFESPLGLFDPNSMGFLLEEEYGIPRRRLSGYMSPWAVKRLDEFGGDISKFSVVRVMPSEQRRCCVTKTEPGDENNQDISSLVGKVDIRKLEHFSQDDADAYAYTGGLNRTTQGLLEFVEMFKAPLKMLHPLLTATQDGTYVGTENVGAMPYQGIIVAHSNESEWESFKSNRNNEAFLDRICVVKVPYCLRVTEERKIYDKLIQSSKLGEAPCAPDTLEMMARFSVLTRLKEHENSNLYSKMRVYDGESLKDTDPNAKTVQEYRDAAGVAEGMEGVSTRFAYKILSETYNFDTDEVAADPVHLLYVLEKAILREQLPEETEQRYLEFVKEDLASRYAEFIGNEIRKAYLESYHSYGQNLFDRYIAYADAWIDDQDYKDPDTGQLMDRDVLDDELEKIEHPAGIANAKDFRYEIVKFALRSRAKHDGRNPEWTSYEKIREVIEKRMFSQIEELLPVISFGAKKDSEAEQKHSEFVERMTQRGYTRRQVRRLVDWYMRVSKSG, via the coding sequence ATGACGAACAAGCCCAATTTATTGCAGCTTTATTCCGAGACATACGAACGCGAAAAACAAGTTCGTTACACGCTGAAGGAGTATCTGGAGGCGGCTCGCGATGATCCGTCGTTGTACAGCAGCGTCGCCGAGCGAATGGTTCAAGCGATCGGCCAACCCAAGCAGATCGATACGTCCAGCGATTCCCGTCTCGGGCGGATCTTCATGAACCGGACCATCAAGGTCTATCCCGCGTTTGACCAGTTCTATGGATTGGAGGAAACCATCGAACGTATCGTGGGTTATTTCCGTCACGCCGCTCAAGGTCTCGAGGAACGAAAACAGATTCTGTATCTGCTCGGCCCGGTCGGCGGCGGCAAGAGTTCTCTGTCGGACGCTCTGAAGCGTTTGATCCAACGGCAACCGGTCTACGTGTTGTGCGCCGGCGATGAAATGAGTCCGATCTTCGAAAGCCCGCTGGGGCTGTTCGACCCCAACTCGATGGGCTTCTTACTGGAAGAGGAGTACGGCATCCCGCGTCGACGTCTGAGCGGTTACATGTCACCGTGGGCGGTCAAACGGTTGGACGAATTCGGGGGCGATATCTCCAAATTCTCCGTCGTCCGCGTGATGCCTTCGGAACAGCGACGATGCTGTGTGACCAAGACCGAACCGGGAGACGAAAACAACCAGGACATTTCGTCGTTGGTCGGCAAGGTCGACATCCGCAAGCTGGAACATTTTTCGCAGGACGATGCCGACGCCTACGCCTACACCGGTGGACTCAACCGCACGACCCAAGGTCTGCTCGAATTCGTCGAGATGTTCAAAGCACCACTCAAGATGCTGCACCCGCTGCTGACGGCCACCCAGGACGGCACCTATGTGGGCACCGAGAACGTCGGCGCGATGCCCTATCAAGGCATCATCGTCGCCCACAGCAACGAATCGGAATGGGAATCGTTCAAATCCAATCGCAACAACGAAGCCTTTCTCGACCGCATCTGCGTGGTCAAAGTCCCCTACTGCCTGCGCGTCACCGAAGAACGAAAGATCTATGACAAGCTAATCCAAAGCTCCAAACTGGGCGAGGCACCGTGCGCGCCCGACACGCTGGAAATGATGGCGCGTTTCTCCGTCTTGACGCGTCTGAAGGAACACGAAAATTCCAACCTGTATTCCAAAATGCGGGTCTACGACGGCGAGTCGCTCAAAGACACCGACCCGAACGCCAAGACCGTCCAGGAATATCGCGACGCCGCCGGTGTGGCCGAAGGCATGGAAGGCGTGTCGACGCGGTTCGCCTACAAGATCCTTTCGGAAACCTACAACTTTGACACCGACGAGGTCGCCGCGGATCCCGTCCACCTGCTCTACGTGCTCGAAAAAGCAATCCTGCGCGAACAGTTGCCCGAAGAAACCGAGCAGCGTTACCTCGAGTTCGTCAAAGAAGACCTGGCGTCGCGATACGCCGAATTCATCGGCAACGAAATCCGCAAGGCCTACCTGGAATCCTATCACAGCTACGGCCAAAACCTGTTCGATCGTTACATCGCCTACGCCGATGCCTGGATCGACGACCAGGATTACAAGGACCCCGATACCGGACAATTGATGGACCGCGATGTCCTGGACGACGAACTGGAAAAGATCGAACACCCCGCCGGGATCGCCAACGCGAAGGACTTTCGTTACGAGATCGTCAAATTCGCGCTGCGTTCGCGTGCCAAACATGACGGCCGCAACCCGGAATGGACCTCCTATGAAAAAATTCGCGAAGTCATCGAAAAGCGAATGTTTTCACAAATCGAAGAACTGCTTCCCGTCATCAGCTTCGGCGCCAAAAAGGACAGCGAAGCCGAGCAAAAGCACAGCGAGTTCGTCGAGCGAATGACCCAACGTGGATACACACGGCGCCAGGTCCGTCGGCTGGTCGATTGGTACATGCGTGTCAGCAAGTCAGGATAG